From the Xenorhabdus ishibashii genome, one window contains:
- the mlaD gene encoding outer membrane lipid asymmetry maintenance protein MlaD, which produces MQSKKNEIWVGVFVLIALAAIIFLCLKVADIRSFGSQPTYRVYATFDNIGGLKVRSPVKVGGVVIGRVDKIWLDHKTYTPQVELDIFTRYDNIPNTSSLSIRTSGLLGEQYVALNIGFDDPDLGTTMLKDGDRIEDTKPAMVLEDLIGQFLYKNSGGSQEKSASISEQAH; this is translated from the coding sequence ATGCAAAGCAAGAAAAATGAAATTTGGGTGGGTGTTTTTGTCTTGATTGCGTTGGCTGCAATCATTTTTTTATGCCTCAAAGTTGCAGATATTCGATCTTTCGGCAGCCAGCCAACTTATCGTGTCTATGCCACATTTGACAATATTGGTGGCCTGAAAGTCCGTTCACCAGTGAAAGTTGGCGGAGTCGTGATTGGTCGTGTGGATAAGATCTGGTTGGATCACAAAACTTATACGCCACAAGTTGAACTGGATATTTTCACTCGATACGACAATATTCCCAATACCAGTTCGCTTTCTATCCGAACTTCAGGGTTATTGGGAGAGCAATATGTTGCTCTCAATATCGGTTTTGATGATCCTGATTTAGGCACTACCATGTTGAAAGATGGCGATCGTATTGAAGATACCAAGCCGGCGATGGTACTTGAAGATTTGATTGGGCAGTTCTTGTATAAAAATAGTGGCGGAAGTCAGGAAAAATCCGCTTCGATATCTGAACAGGCACACTAA
- the mlaC gene encoding phospholipid-binding protein MlaC, with amino-acid sequence MFKRLLMVALLVVAPLASATDQTNPYALMKDAAEKTFSRLKNEQPQIQANPEVLRQIVRQELLPYVQIKYAGALVLGPYYKQATPEQRDAYFKAFGSYLVQAYGQALAMYHGQDYQIAPEQPLGDKTIVAIRVTITDPNGQPPVRLDFQWRKNSKTGYWQAYDMIAEGVSMITTKQNEWADILRHKGIDALTEQLAISAKAPITLEKKK; translated from the coding sequence ATGTTTAAACGATTACTTATGGTTGCGTTGCTGGTGGTTGCGCCATTGGCCAGCGCTACAGATCAAACCAACCCCTATGCATTGATGAAAGATGCAGCGGAAAAAACGTTTAGCCGTTTGAAGAACGAGCAACCACAGATTCAGGCCAATCCAGAAGTTTTGCGCCAGATTGTGCGTCAAGAATTGCTGCCTTATGTGCAGATAAAATATGCAGGAGCACTGGTTCTGGGGCCTTACTACAAACAAGCGACACCTGAGCAGCGTGATGCTTATTTCAAGGCATTTGGATCCTATCTGGTGCAGGCGTATGGTCAGGCCTTGGCGATGTATCACGGACAAGATTATCAGATTGCACCAGAACAGCCGTTGGGTGATAAGACAATAGTTGCCATTCGTGTCACGATTACCGATCCTAATGGGCAGCCGCCAGTTCGTCTAGATTTCCAATGGCGTAAAAACAGTAAGACAGGTTATTGGCAGGCTTATGACATGATCGCAGAAGGCGTGAGTATGATCACGACCAAACAGAATGAATGGGCGGATATCCTGCGTCATAAAGGCATTGATGCTCTGACAGAACAATTGGCTATCAGTGCGAAAGCCCCGATCACTTTAGAAAAGAAAAAGTGA
- the mlaB gene encoding lipid asymmetry maintenance protein MlaB, with protein MEKTTFDNGMINGNVNQGTVSWEKAGNTLFLQGTLDRDSLLPLWQQKEHILEGIDNIDVSQLSRVDSTGLALFIQLKGECQKRGTPLTFSGIGERLSTLITLYGLQALLDDNQSKV; from the coding sequence ATGGAAAAAACGACTTTTGATAACGGCATGATTAACGGAAACGTCAATCAGGGAACTGTTAGCTGGGAAAAAGCCGGTAATACATTGTTTCTGCAAGGCACATTGGATCGTGATAGTCTGCTGCCGCTTTGGCAACAAAAAGAGCACATTCTGGAGGGCATTGACAATATTGATGTCTCCCAACTGAGCCGTGTAGATTCTACGGGATTGGCTCTGTTTATCCAATTAAAGGGGGAATGCCAGAAACGTGGCACGCCACTGACCTTTTCAGGCATAGGTGAACGTCTGAGTACGTTGATAACGTTGTATGGACTGCAAGCTCTTCTGGACGATAATCAGTCTAAGGTGTAA
- the ibaG gene encoding BolA family iron metabolism protein IbaG — MDTNEIKKVLMEKLALDEVIVSGDGSHFQVIAVGAFFDGLSRVKQQQAVYAPLMEYIADNRIHALSIKAYTPAQWQRDRKLQGL, encoded by the coding sequence ATGGATACAAATGAAATCAAAAAAGTGCTGATGGAAAAATTGGCACTTGATGAAGTTATTGTTAGTGGTGACGGCAGCCATTTTCAGGTTATTGCTGTTGGCGCATTTTTTGATGGTCTGAGCAGAGTAAAACAGCAGCAGGCTGTTTATGCTCCTTTGATGGAATACATCGCTGATAACCGCATTCATGCGTTGTCAATCAAAGCCTATACACCTGCACAATGGCAGCGTGATCGTAAGCTTCAGGGACTTTAA
- the murA gene encoding UDP-N-acetylglucosamine 1-carboxyvinyltransferase, translated as MDKFRVKGPTCLSGEVTISGAKNAALPIMFAALLAEEPVELQNVPELRDIDTTIKLLNRLGTKVERNGSVFIDASGVNEYCAPYELVKTMRASIWALGPLVARFGQGQVSLPGGCAIGARPVDLHISGLEQLGAKIVLDEGYVRATVDGRLKGASIVMDKVSVGATVTIMTAATLAEGTTTIENAAREPEIEDTANFLNILGAKIKGAGTDRIVIEGVERLGGGVHRILPDRIETGTFLIAAAVSRGKVVCRHAKPDTLDAVLAKLREAGADIKVGDDWISLDMHGQQPKAVTFRTAPHPGFPTDMQAQFSLLNMVADGAGMITETIFENRFMHIPELIRMGARAEIESNTVLCHGVEKLSGAQVMATDLRASASLVLAGCIAEGTTIVDRIYHIDRGYEHIEDKLRGLGANIERIKTTG; from the coding sequence ATGGATAAATTTCGTGTGAAAGGGCCTACCTGCCTGTCGGGAGAGGTGACTATTTCCGGGGCAAAAAATGCCGCCTTACCAATTATGTTTGCAGCGTTATTGGCAGAAGAGCCAGTTGAACTACAGAACGTTCCTGAATTGAGAGATATTGATACCACGATCAAATTGCTTAATCGTTTGGGAACAAAAGTGGAACGTAATGGATCTGTCTTTATTGATGCCAGTGGAGTCAATGAATATTGTGCCCCTTATGAACTAGTTAAGACAATGCGAGCATCCATCTGGGCACTGGGACCGTTGGTGGCACGTTTCGGGCAGGGGCAGGTCTCTTTGCCTGGCGGCTGCGCTATCGGGGCTCGCCCTGTTGATCTCCATATTTCTGGCCTGGAGCAGCTTGGCGCAAAAATCGTGCTGGATGAAGGGTATGTCAGAGCCACTGTGGATGGCCGTTTGAAAGGTGCCAGCATTGTCATGGATAAGGTCAGTGTCGGGGCAACGGTTACTATCATGACTGCGGCAACACTGGCAGAAGGAACAACTACCATTGAAAACGCTGCGCGGGAGCCTGAAATTGAAGATACGGCTAATTTTCTCAATATACTGGGAGCAAAAATCAAAGGTGCAGGCACCGATCGCATTGTGATTGAGGGCGTTGAGCGTTTAGGTGGTGGTGTTCATCGTATACTGCCTGATCGTATCGAAACGGGCACTTTCTTGATCGCTGCGGCGGTTTCACGCGGTAAGGTGGTTTGTCGTCATGCGAAACCTGATACCCTGGATGCTGTTTTAGCCAAGTTGCGTGAAGCAGGAGCCGATATCAAAGTAGGAGACGACTGGATTAGCCTTGATATGCATGGCCAGCAGCCGAAAGCTGTGACATTTCGGACGGCACCACATCCGGGGTTCCCAACCGATATGCAGGCGCAATTTAGCCTATTGAATATGGTTGCGGATGGCGCAGGAATGATCACCGAAACCATTTTTGAAAATCGCTTCATGCATATCCCTGAGTTGATTCGCATGGGGGCACGGGCTGAGATTGAGAGCAATACAGTACTGTGTCACGGTGTTGAAAAATTATCGGGTGCTCAGGTAATGGCGACGGATTTGCGTGCTTCTGCAAGTTTGGTATTGGCGGGTTGCATTGCTGAAGGAACGACAATCGTAGATCGTATTTATCATATTGACCGGGGTTACGAGCATATTGAAGATAAGCTACGTGGTCTTGGAGCAAATATTGAGCGTATTAAGACAACCGGCTAA
- the degS gene encoding outer membrane-stress sensor serine endopeptidase DegS → MLIKLLRSILIGLLIAAILLVAIPSLRPSGLKNFLSDNSSSDKISSFSKAVRRAAPAVVNIYSSSMGSFSQESRELFPLGSGVIMSEQGYILTNRHVINKAASIIVALQDGRFYEALLVGSDGPTDLAVLKINATNLPVIPINSKRVAHVGDIVLAIGNPYNLGQTITQGIISATGRVGLSPTRRQNFLQTDASINQGNSGGALVNTLGELVGINTLTFDKSEFGSTPEGLGFAIPTKLATTIMQKLIRDGRVIRGYIGITARELPYIRSSGSNINQIQGLRVFQVAPNGPAEKAGIKVGDIITSVNHQPAISPVETMDKVAEIRPGSVVPVTVLRDGASLTLNVTIDEFDGY, encoded by the coding sequence ATGCTGATCAAGTTATTGCGTTCTATACTCATAGGATTATTGATTGCCGCTATTTTGCTGGTCGCGATACCATCCCTGCGCCCCAGTGGTTTGAAAAATTTCCTGAGCGATAACAGCAGTAGCGATAAGATATCCAGTTTTAGCAAAGCAGTCCGTCGGGCTGCGCCTGCTGTAGTCAATATTTACAGCAGCAGCATGGGCAGTTTTTCCCAAGAAAGCAGGGAACTCTTTCCCTTGGGTTCCGGTGTCATTATGAGTGAACAGGGCTATATTCTCACTAATCGGCATGTTATCAATAAAGCAGCGTCTATTATTGTCGCCTTGCAAGATGGGCGCTTTTATGAAGCACTGCTCGTCGGCTCAGATGGTCCAACCGATCTGGCAGTGTTAAAAATCAATGCCACAAACCTTCCGGTGATCCCAATTAATTCTAAACGAGTGGCTCATGTAGGGGATATCGTGTTGGCTATCGGCAATCCGTACAACTTGGGACAAACCATTACACAAGGCATTATCAGTGCAACTGGACGTGTCGGCCTTAGCCCAACACGTCGCCAGAATTTCCTGCAAACAGATGCATCAATTAACCAAGGTAATTCCGGTGGCGCTTTGGTCAATACGTTAGGTGAATTAGTTGGCATCAATACGTTGACGTTCGATAAGTCTGAGTTTGGCTCAACACCGGAAGGATTGGGATTTGCCATTCCAACAAAACTGGCAACCACAATTATGCAGAAATTGATCCGTGATGGCCGAGTTATTCGGGGATATATAGGCATCACCGCCAGAGAATTACCCTATATTCGCTCATCAGGCAGTAATATCAATCAAATTCAGGGATTACGTGTTTTTCAGGTCGCACCTAATGGTCCGGCTGAAAAAGCGGGGATCAAAGTGGGAGACATCATTACCAGTGTTAATCACCAACCCGCCATCTCACCTGTGGAAACAATGGATAAAGTTGCGGAAATTCGTCCGGGCAGTGTTGTTCCTGTCACGGTTCTACGCGACGGAGCTTCCCTCACACTTAACGTCACAATCGATGAGTTTGATGGCTACTAA
- a CDS encoding Do family serine endopeptidase: MKRKNTLLSALAISIGLSVASVPMVSNAALPAAITSQELPSLAPMLEKVLPSVVTIHVSGTEVQNQQLQLPEDFQFFFGPAFPPQEPRSRPFTGLGSGVIIDASKGYILTNSHVINNANKIRVQLNDGREFSAKLIGRDPQTDIALLRVQDAKNLTAIKFADSDQLRVGDYAIAIGNPFGLGQTVTSGIISALGRSGLNLEGLENFIQTDAPINRGNSGGALINLKGELIGINTAIIAPGGGNVGIGFAIPSNMAKTLSAQIIAHGEVKRGILGIKGTEMTADIAKALNVEAQKGAFVSEVIPKSAAAKAGIKSGDVLISFDGKRINSFAELRAKIGTTAPGKEVKIGLLRKGKSLEVTVILDNSDGEPTKAEKLSIALQGATLSNSTIKNTQGIKVDSIIPNSPAAISGLQKDDLIIGANNVRVRNISELRRITEEKPSVIALNVLRGDDNVYLLLRN; encoded by the coding sequence ATGAAAAGAAAAAATACATTGCTTAGCGCACTCGCTATTAGTATCGGACTGTCTGTAGCTTCAGTTCCAATGGTAAGTAATGCAGCCCTACCTGCTGCAATAACTTCTCAAGAATTACCCAGTCTTGCTCCCATGTTGGAAAAAGTGCTGCCTTCTGTTGTTACGATTCATGTTTCAGGTACAGAGGTACAAAACCAACAGCTTCAATTACCTGAAGATTTTCAGTTCTTCTTTGGGCCGGCTTTTCCCCCCCAAGAACCAAGAAGCCGCCCATTCACGGGTTTAGGCTCAGGCGTGATTATTGATGCTAGCAAAGGTTATATATTAACTAATAGCCATGTCATTAATAATGCAAATAAAATACGCGTTCAATTAAATGATGGCCGTGAATTCTCAGCAAAACTCATTGGACGTGATCCACAAACTGATATTGCACTTTTACGAGTGCAAGATGCCAAGAATCTGACAGCCATCAAGTTTGCCGATTCCGACCAATTGCGCGTTGGAGACTACGCAATTGCAATCGGTAACCCATTCGGATTAGGGCAAACTGTCACATCTGGGATCATCTCCGCTCTTGGCCGTAGTGGCCTTAATCTGGAAGGTCTGGAAAACTTTATCCAGACCGATGCCCCTATCAATCGGGGTAACTCCGGTGGCGCATTGATTAACCTGAAAGGTGAATTGATTGGTATTAACACCGCTATCATCGCACCAGGCGGCGGTAACGTGGGTATTGGTTTTGCCATCCCTAGTAATATGGCCAAAACCCTTTCCGCACAGATTATTGCTCACGGGGAAGTTAAGCGCGGCATACTCGGTATCAAAGGCACCGAGATGACAGCAGACATTGCCAAAGCACTCAACGTTGAAGCACAGAAAGGGGCATTCGTCAGCGAAGTTATCCCTAAATCGGCCGCCGCTAAAGCAGGTATTAAATCAGGAGATGTCCTGATTTCCTTTGATGGTAAGAGAATTAACAGTTTTGCTGAACTACGTGCGAAGATTGGTACAACAGCACCGGGCAAAGAAGTCAAAATTGGCCTGCTGCGCAAAGGGAAGTCGCTTGAAGTCACCGTTATCCTGGATAACAGTGATGGCGAGCCAACCAAAGCTGAAAAACTGAGTATCGCCCTGCAAGGCGCAACCCTGAGCAATAGCACGATAAAAAATACCCAAGGCATCAAAGTAGATTCGATTATCCCGAACTCACCTGCTGCAATATCAGGTTTACAGAAGGATGACTTAATTATTGGTGCCAATAATGTGCGTGTACGGAATATCAGTGAATTACGCAGGATCACTGAAGAAAAGCCTTCTGTTATCGCATTAAACGTCTTACGTGGTGACGATAATGTTTATCTCTTACTGCGTAATTAA
- the zapG gene encoding Z-ring associated protein ZapG encodes MTWEYALIGLIIGFIIGALAVRFGSSKLRQQNALQAELEKNRTELEEYRKELVSHFARSAELLDNMARDYRQLYQHMAKSSNELMPNMPVQDNPFNYRLSESETEKNKVTANMPPRDYSEGASGLFRPTQDK; translated from the coding sequence ATGACTTGGGAATATGCCCTGATCGGATTAATTATCGGTTTTATCATCGGCGCGCTGGCTGTCCGCTTTGGTAGTTCAAAGCTACGCCAACAAAATGCACTACAAGCTGAATTGGAGAAAAATCGGACTGAATTGGAAGAATATCGCAAAGAACTGGTCAGCCATTTCGCCCGTAGCGCTGAATTACTTGACAATATGGCACGCGATTACCGTCAGTTATATCAACACATGGCTAAAAGTTCCAATGAACTGATGCCCAATATGCCCGTACAGGATAATCCTTTCAATTATCGTCTGAGCGAATCCGAAACCGAGAAAAATAAAGTGACTGCTAACATGCCTCCACGGGATTATTCTGAGGGTGCATCTGGCCTATTCCGTCCGACTCAGGATAAATAA
- the zapE gene encoding cell division protein ZapE, with product MSPITPSSLYQSALSDGQYQPDEVQRKTVERLDIIHRDLINVQLSHTPQASGLKGILGKLFGRPSSERCQPVQGLYMWGGVGRGKTWLMDMFYQSLPTERKLRLHFHRFMLRVHEELTTLQGHEDPLEIIADGFKAQTDILCFDEFFVSDITDAMLLGTLLEALFVRGIALVATSNIPPDELYRNGLQRARFLPAIEQIKKYCDVMNVDAGIDYRLRTLTQAHLYLTPLSEKNRQEMRHMFLRLVGREGEPNPILEINHRDMPVIRSVDGVLAIHFKTLCEDPRSQLDYIALSKIYHSVLLHDMPIMTTLNENAARRFIALVDEFYERQVKLIINADAPMEQIYQGELLTFEYQRCLSRLQEMQSEEYLKLPHLP from the coding sequence ATGTCACCGATTACACCTTCATCTCTCTATCAATCAGCATTGTCTGATGGTCAGTATCAACCTGACGAAGTACAGCGTAAGACTGTTGAACGCCTTGATATCATTCATCGTGACCTCATCAATGTTCAACTGAGCCATACTCCGCAAGCCAGTGGATTGAAAGGTATATTGGGCAAGTTGTTTGGTCGGCCATCTTCTGAACGATGCCAGCCTGTTCAGGGTCTTTATATGTGGGGAGGTGTCGGGCGTGGCAAAACATGGCTGATGGATATGTTTTACCAGAGTTTACCGACTGAGCGAAAGTTGCGTCTCCATTTCCACCGTTTCATGCTACGGGTACATGAAGAGTTAACAACGTTACAAGGACATGAAGATCCTTTGGAGATCATTGCGGATGGCTTCAAAGCACAGACGGATATACTCTGCTTTGATGAATTTTTTGTGTCCGATATTACGGATGCTATGCTCCTCGGCACATTGCTGGAAGCTTTGTTTGTACGGGGAATTGCTTTGGTGGCGACATCCAATATTCCACCTGATGAGTTATATCGCAATGGATTGCAGCGTGCGCGATTTCTGCCAGCCATTGAGCAGATCAAAAAGTATTGTGATGTTATGAATGTGGATGCTGGGATAGATTATCGCCTACGGACACTGACACAGGCTCATCTCTATTTGACGCCATTATCAGAAAAAAATCGACAAGAGATGCGCCATATGTTCCTGCGTTTAGTTGGACGAGAAGGGGAGCCGAATCCAATATTGGAGATCAATCATCGCGACATGCCTGTAATCAGGAGTGTTGATGGCGTATTGGCAATCCATTTCAAAACGTTGTGTGAAGATCCGCGTAGTCAACTGGACTATATTGCCTTGTCGAAGATTTATCATTCTGTCTTGTTGCACGATATGCCGATTATGACAACATTGAATGAAAATGCTGCTCGGCGTTTCATTGCCTTGGTAGATGAATTCTATGAACGTCAAGTGAAACTCATCATTAATGCTGACGCGCCGATGGAACAGATTTATCAAGGCGAGTTGTTGACGTTTGAATATCAACGTTGTCTATCTCGATTGCAGGAAATGCAAAGTGAGGAATACCTGAAACTGCCACATTTGCCCTGA